A single region of the Jatrophihabitans sp. GAS493 genome encodes:
- a CDS encoding efflux RND transporter periplasmic adaptor subunit yields the protein MRRRTLIVNGVLLVALIAISVTGWAMLRTTSAKAATIATTTVTTGDVSATVSASGTAESATNLGISFTDCTGTLTSVLVKPGDTIKVGQALATVDTTTADEAVATAQTALTAAQSELDTSISQASTAVSDAKSSAALDIAQAKNTYTAGVAKAQQQDAKDATTLAADIANAKLQYQASVLKDKQQISSAESQLASAEASSTQQAQAVTTAQTNLTAAKATLGDCTLTSPVAATVVTVNGSVGLAPGSGSVASSSSTSTSTTSATSSTGSSTGSTGSTSSTGSTSSTTSTSTSTAAKTSTSSGFITVANMKAITVPASVSESDIGSVKVGDAASITFAALTSSSSGTAAAAVPGVTTTASGTTVAGTVTAVDLTSTVSSNVVSYGVTVTLTTVPTGLRLGQSATITITTANKTGVLRLSTTAVTTAGVSKTVEVQDGSSTKRVTVTTGLVGDGFTEITSGVTAGEVIVIPTTTSSTSSLLGGNSGAGSLLGGGGGR from the coding sequence ATGCGGCGACGCACTCTCATTGTGAACGGCGTACTACTGGTGGCCCTGATCGCGATTTCGGTGACCGGCTGGGCGATGCTACGCACGACCTCGGCCAAGGCGGCAACGATCGCCACCACCACGGTGACGACCGGTGACGTATCGGCGACCGTCTCGGCCAGCGGCACGGCAGAGAGTGCCACAAATCTGGGCATCTCCTTCACCGACTGCACCGGAACCCTCACCTCGGTGCTGGTAAAGCCCGGAGACACGATCAAGGTCGGGCAGGCACTGGCCACCGTCGACACGACCACCGCCGACGAGGCGGTAGCCACCGCCCAGACCGCACTCACAGCAGCGCAGAGCGAACTCGATACGTCGATCTCGCAGGCCAGCACCGCGGTGAGCGACGCCAAAAGCAGTGCCGCGCTGGACATAGCGCAGGCGAAGAACACCTACACCGCGGGCGTCGCCAAGGCCCAGCAGCAGGACGCCAAGGACGCGACGACGCTGGCCGCTGACATCGCCAACGCCAAGCTGCAGTACCAGGCCTCCGTCCTGAAGGACAAGCAGCAGATCTCCAGTGCGGAGAGCCAGCTCGCCTCGGCTGAGGCCAGCTCGACGCAGCAGGCCCAGGCCGTCACCACCGCGCAGACGAATCTCACTGCGGCCAAGGCGACGCTCGGCGACTGCACCCTCACCTCCCCGGTGGCCGCCACCGTGGTGACCGTCAACGGCTCGGTCGGCCTCGCCCCGGGCTCCGGCTCGGTGGCCTCCAGTTCCAGCACCTCCACGTCGACGACGTCCGCGACCTCCTCCACCGGCAGCAGTACCGGTTCGACCGGCAGCACAAGTTCGACCGGCAGCACAAGTTCGACCACCAGCACCAGCACCAGTACTGCGGCGAAGACCAGCACCAGCAGTGGTTTCATCACTGTCGCCAACATGAAGGCGATCACCGTGCCGGCCAGTGTCTCGGAGTCCGACATCGGATCGGTGAAGGTCGGCGACGCAGCCAGCATCACCTTCGCCGCGCTCACCTCGAGCAGTAGTGGCACCGCCGCCGCCGCAGTTCCGGGAGTGACCACCACCGCGTCGGGCACCACCGTCGCCGGAACCGTCACCGCGGTCGACCTCACCAGCACGGTCTCCAGCAACGTCGTCAGCTACGGGGTGACCGTCACCCTCACCACGGTTCCAACCGGCCTGCGTCTCGGCCAGAGCGCGACCATCACCATTACGACAGCCAACAAGACCGGAGTGCTGCGACTGTCGACGACCGCCGTCACCACCGCGGGTGTGTCGAAGACCGTGGAGGTTCAGGACGGCTCGAGCACCAAGCGGGTGACCGTGACGACCGGCCTGGTCGGCGACGGCTTCACCGAGATCACCTCAGGAGTCACCGCCGGTGAGGTGATCGTCATCCCGACGACCACCTCCTCGACCTCAAGCCTGCTCGGTGGCAACAGCGGTGCCGGCAGCCTGCTCGGCGGCGGTGGCGGGCGATGA
- a CDS encoding EAL and HDOD domain-containing protein has protein sequence MSSATSDVVVGRQSIHGRDSKIVAYELQFLSVDEASEQTGFSGEEMTDTVLFGAISIGLKRLIDGKMLFCSVPRAVLIGDIPLTLPPRITVLQLDKSVASDPEAIAGCRRLIDAGFQLAMDDFEWTTLSPELLPMLSVVKVDVHDVPVNRLVQALERYDPYQMRLVAKNIHTEQEWETAHSLGFELFQGQYLHRPVAVAGRKLEPSNLARLKMAATVLSRTLDFEELEDVLRREPGLTYQILQLASIGRVGETGRKIHSIREALIMAGSYRIQNWLSLLLARSTGQSSGDAMVATLTRARACELLAATLKTPDAKSAFAAGMLSGFDALLQMPSSEVIRTLPLAPELQEAAFGTKTPLARVIRDVIAYEDLPTGTPFSAGPAITSDATASQIATALAQGFSWAIEANESISAA, from the coding sequence ATGAGCAGTGCGACCTCCGATGTCGTCGTCGGACGGCAGAGTATTCACGGGCGAGACAGCAAGATCGTCGCCTACGAACTGCAGTTCCTCTCCGTCGACGAGGCGAGCGAGCAGACTGGCTTCTCCGGCGAGGAGATGACCGACACCGTGCTCTTCGGTGCGATCAGCATCGGCCTCAAGCGTCTGATCGACGGGAAGATGCTCTTCTGCAGCGTGCCCCGCGCGGTACTGATCGGCGACATTCCGCTCACGCTGCCGCCGCGAATCACCGTGCTGCAACTCGATAAGTCCGTGGCCTCGGACCCGGAGGCGATCGCCGGTTGCCGCCGCCTGATCGACGCCGGCTTCCAGCTCGCGATGGACGACTTCGAGTGGACGACGCTCTCGCCCGAGCTGCTTCCGATGCTTTCGGTGGTGAAGGTCGACGTTCACGATGTGCCGGTGAACCGGCTCGTACAGGCCCTGGAGCGTTACGACCCGTACCAGATGCGCCTGGTGGCCAAGAACATTCACACCGAACAGGAGTGGGAGACCGCCCACAGCCTTGGCTTCGAACTCTTTCAAGGGCAGTACCTGCACCGGCCGGTGGCCGTCGCCGGACGCAAGCTGGAGCCGAGCAACCTGGCCCGATTGAAGATGGCCGCCACCGTTCTCAGCCGCACCCTGGACTTCGAGGAGCTTGAGGACGTGCTGCGCCGCGAGCCCGGCCTCACCTATCAGATTCTGCAACTGGCCTCGATCGGGCGGGTCGGCGAGACCGGGCGCAAGATCCACTCGATTCGCGAGGCGCTGATCATGGCCGGCAGCTATCGGATCCAGAACTGGCTGTCCCTGCTGCTGGCCCGGTCAACCGGTCAGTCCTCGGGCGATGCCATGGTCGCCACGCTGACCCGGGCGCGAGCCTGCGAGCTGCTGGCCGCCACCCTGAAGACGCCGGATGCCAAGAGCGCCTTCGCGGCCGGGATGCTGTCGGGCTTCGACGCCCTGCTGCAGATGCCCTCATCCGAGGTGATCCGCACCCTGCCACTGGCCCCGGAACTGCAGGAGGCGGCCTTCGGCACCAAGACGCCGCTGGCGCGGGTTATCCGCGACGTCATCGCGTACGAGGATCTGCCGACCGGGACACCGTTCAGCGCCGGACCGGCCATCACCTCCGACGCCACCGCGTCGCAGATCGCGACGGCGCTGGCGCAGGGGTTCAGCTGGGCGATCGAAGCCAACGAATCTATTTCCGCTGCGTGA
- a CDS encoding ABC transporter permease: MNLLGSLRFAARGIGSNKLRSLLTTLGILIGVAAVIILLSVGTGSSAAVTKRISALGTKTLTINRSASGNGRAGQSAVGPGGSGGAGGAAGFGGGAPGGAPGAGGFGGGAGGGSSSGSSTSSTRSSSTDLTLADAAAVAAKGTSAGIADIAPVVTASSVVSGYTGVTHTVSSFIGSTPSYLTINNDTVQYGTAFSDNDYSTRSDVAVIGSTVAKDLFGTASDAVGKTVQFNGKNFVVRGVLTAKGSTGFTDQDDLVVAPLTAVADEFTGVGQSLSSIVVEATTTSNVTKAENAIYSELDTRHDVTSSTRDYTVSNASSVVATATSTTHTLTILLGAVAAISLFVGGIGVMNIMLVTVTERTREIGIRKAIGAGKADIVVQFIAEAVMLTIFGAAVGVVVGLIGSRFQIVGIQPVVAPWSVGLAFGVAVVIGLFFGIYPANRAASLKPIDALRYE; encoded by the coding sequence ATGAATCTCCTCGGATCCCTGCGCTTTGCGGCCAGGGGAATCGGCTCGAACAAGCTTCGATCGCTGCTTACGACGCTGGGCATTCTCATCGGCGTGGCGGCGGTCATCATCCTGCTCTCGGTCGGCACCGGGTCGAGTGCCGCGGTAACCAAGAGGATCTCGGCTCTGGGTACAAAGACGCTCACCATCAACCGCTCAGCGAGTGGGAACGGACGCGCCGGGCAGTCGGCCGTCGGTCCTGGAGGTTCTGGAGGGGCTGGCGGGGCCGCTGGATTCGGCGGGGGCGCACCGGGGGGTGCGCCCGGAGCAGGCGGGTTCGGTGGAGGAGCCGGGGGTGGCTCCAGCAGTGGGAGCTCCACCTCGAGCACCCGGTCCTCCTCCACCGACCTGACCCTGGCCGACGCGGCGGCGGTGGCCGCCAAGGGAACGTCCGCCGGCATCGCCGACATCGCGCCGGTGGTGACCGCATCGTCCGTGGTCTCCGGCTACACCGGGGTCACCCACACCGTCTCGAGCTTCATCGGCTCGACACCGAGCTACCTCACCATCAACAACGACACCGTGCAGTACGGAACCGCCTTCAGCGACAACGACTACAGCACACGCAGCGACGTCGCGGTGATCGGATCGACCGTCGCGAAGGATCTCTTCGGTACCGCCTCGGACGCGGTCGGAAAGACGGTTCAGTTCAACGGGAAGAACTTCGTCGTGCGCGGTGTCCTCACCGCGAAGGGGTCAACCGGGTTCACCGATCAGGACGACCTCGTGGTGGCCCCGCTGACCGCGGTCGCGGACGAGTTCACCGGAGTCGGCCAGAGCCTCTCCAGCATCGTCGTCGAGGCGACCACCACGAGCAACGTGACCAAGGCCGAGAACGCGATCTACAGCGAGCTCGACACCCGTCACGACGTCACCTCCTCGACCCGTGACTACACGGTGAGCAACGCCTCCTCGGTGGTGGCGACCGCTACCAGTACGACCCACACCCTGACGATTCTGCTCGGTGCGGTGGCGGCGATCAGTCTCTTCGTCGGTGGCATCGGCGTCATGAACATCATGCTGGTCACCGTCACTGAGCGGACCCGCGAGATCGGCATCCGCAAGGCGATCGGCGCCGGTAAGGCCGACATTGTCGTGCAATTCATTGCTGAAGCGGTGATGCTCACGATCTTCGGCGCCGCGGTCGGAGTGGTGGTCGGGCTCATCGGCAGCCGCTTCCAGATAGTCGGAATTCAACCGGTGGTCGCGCCCTGGTCGGTGGGCCTCGCCTTCGGCGTCGCCGTGGTGATCGGGCTCTTCTTCGGCATCTACCCCGCGAACCGAGCGGCATCGCTCAAACCGATCGATGCCCTCCGATATGAATAA
- a CDS encoding ABC transporter ATP-binding protein → MTRRPVIALHRASKIYGSADTAVHAVSDVDLIVERGEYLAIMGASGSGKSTLMNIIGCLDDTTRGQYLLDGVDVRELDEHQQAIIRNRKIGFIFQSFNLIPRTRAVDNVALPLSYAGVRGAQRRQRALAALEAVGLGDRTGHLPTQLSGGQQQRVAIARAIVTEPVLLLADEPTGALDSHSTEEVLALFDRLNQQGRTVVVITHEEDVAAHAKRVIRMKDGQIISDVRQFPMSVAARHALGSESGEALESEAVAS, encoded by the coding sequence ATGACCCGGCGCCCCGTCATCGCCCTGCACCGAGCCAGCAAGATCTACGGATCCGCAGACACCGCAGTACATGCGGTGAGCGATGTCGATCTGATCGTCGAGCGCGGTGAATACCTGGCGATCATGGGAGCCTCCGGCTCCGGCAAGTCAACGCTGATGAACATCATCGGGTGCCTAGACGACACCACCCGCGGGCAGTACCTACTCGATGGCGTGGACGTCCGGGAGCTGGACGAGCATCAGCAGGCGATCATCCGAAACCGCAAGATCGGCTTCATCTTCCAGAGTTTCAACCTCATTCCGCGCACCCGAGCCGTCGACAACGTCGCCCTGCCCCTCTCCTACGCCGGAGTGCGTGGGGCGCAGCGGCGACAGCGGGCGCTTGCGGCGCTGGAGGCGGTCGGACTGGGAGATCGCACCGGACACCTGCCGACCCAGCTATCCGGTGGCCAGCAGCAGCGGGTGGCGATCGCCCGCGCGATCGTCACCGAGCCGGTGTTGCTGCTAGCCGACGAGCCGACCGGCGCACTGGATTCGCACTCGACCGAGGAGGTACTTGCCCTCTTCGACCGGCTGAACCAGCAGGGGCGCACGGTCGTCGTCATCACTCACGAGGAGGACGTCGCCGCGCACGCAAAGCGAGTTATCCGAATGAAAGACGGGCAGATCATCTCCGATGTGCGCCAGTTCCCGATGTCGGTGGCCGCACGCCACGCCCTCGGTTCGGAGTCGGGCGAGGCGCTCGAAAGTGAAGCGGTCGCCTCATGA
- a CDS encoding alpha/beta fold hydrolase, whose product MTATPTGLRGDYLEVAGLRLYYERSDEFTAGGPPLLLLHGGLLNIDLSFAGLLAALVSGRGVIALELQGHGRSSDGDRPFTVSTLASDVTALLDELGLEQVDILGFSLGGLVATEFAVEHPGRVRRLILASTHFRGDGYHAEINDPGLHATSTRMPSEADFAAMQQSYAELAPDPDHFAEFLAKASAAVGSFDGWSDEAIAGLPGPTLLVVGDHDFVRLEHSVDFRRTCAEANLRCCRRLRTCRSWTGSRFWFRCLNGSSTNRMGVRLFTDVMLS is encoded by the coding sequence ATGACTGCCACACCGACGGGCCTGCGCGGCGACTATCTGGAGGTAGCCGGGCTTCGGCTGTACTACGAGCGCAGCGACGAGTTCACCGCCGGGGGGCCCCCGCTGCTGCTCCTGCACGGCGGGTTGCTCAACATTGACCTGAGTTTCGCGGGGTTGCTTGCGGCACTGGTTTCCGGTCGCGGGGTGATCGCCCTCGAACTGCAGGGACACGGCCGCAGCAGCGACGGCGACCGGCCGTTCACGGTCTCAACTCTGGCCAGCGACGTGACGGCCCTGCTGGATGAGCTGGGGCTGGAGCAGGTCGACATCCTCGGCTTCAGCCTGGGCGGCCTGGTCGCAACCGAGTTCGCCGTCGAGCATCCCGGGCGGGTACGCCGGCTGATCCTGGCCTCCACGCATTTCCGCGGCGACGGCTATCACGCCGAGATCAACGATCCGGGGTTGCACGCTACGTCGACCCGGATGCCGAGCGAGGCTGACTTTGCGGCGATGCAGCAGTCTTACGCCGAACTGGCGCCCGACCCGGACCACTTCGCCGAATTCCTGGCGAAGGCCTCGGCCGCGGTCGGCTCCTTCGACGGCTGGAGCGACGAGGCGATCGCGGGCCTGCCCGGGCCGACCCTGCTCGTGGTCGGGGACCACGATTTCGTCAGGCTGGAGCACTCGGTGGATTTCCGGCGCACCTGCGCCGAGGCCAACTTGCGGTGCTGCCGGCGACTACGCACATGCAGGTCATGGACCGGATCGAGGTTCTGGTTCCGCTGCTTGAACGGTTCCTCGACGAACCGGATGGGAGTACGTCTGTTCACTGACGTCATGCTCTCGTAA
- a CDS encoding HNH endonuclease, protein MFGSDAVLTALIATTALICLVVMVARGVALKPSRDRDPIRRFSHDELIEVVSRAGGRCEHHDFLGRRCEATTGLHADHVHPHSKGGQTSLANAAALCAWHNMKKGARVPYDWEIQRLEARRVGYFPPGVPRGIVRRGSRSQHTA, encoded by the coding sequence ATGTTCGGCTCGGATGCAGTTCTGACCGCGCTGATCGCGACTACGGCCCTGATCTGTCTGGTCGTGATGGTGGCGCGGGGGGTCGCGCTCAAGCCATCCCGCGACCGTGACCCGATTCGGCGCTTCAGCCACGACGAACTGATCGAGGTGGTCTCCCGGGCCGGCGGGCGCTGCGAACACCACGACTTCCTGGGGCGCCGCTGCGAGGCGACCACTGGCCTGCATGCCGATCACGTCCATCCGCACAGCAAGGGCGGGCAGACGTCGCTGGCCAACGCCGCCGCCCTCTGTGCCTGGCACAACATGAAGAAGGGCGCGCGGGTCCCCTACGACTGGGAGATTCAGCGTCTGGAGGCCCGCCGGGTCGGCTATTTCCCGCCTGGTGTCCCGAGAGGCATCGTGCGTCGAGGCAGCCGTTCACAACACACGGCGTAG
- a CDS encoding 8-oxoguanine deaminase codes for MTPDAVTVIEGAHVVTGDAGGREYGSGHLVVQQTHIVAVGSGPAPQSYQDAIARGEAIRVDGSGRLVTAGFVNSHHHLNQWITRGYATDTTLFGWLTTLYPIWARLNAESLYASSAANLGWLALTGCTTSMDHQYVYPSGVGDLLEAEITAARDIGVRFHPTRGSMNLGQSDGGLPPDSVVETMDAILAASESAIDRWHDPAFDAMTRIALAPCSPFSVTGELMRESAALARARGVRLHTHISETLDEEAFCLEKFGLTPPQYLESLGWLGPDVWLAHCVHLSDEAVSRFAATGTGVAHCPTSNGRLGSGAAPIRALLDAGAIVGLGVDGAASNESGRMLDELHQALLVARVRDGELAMNAREALALATMGGARCLGRQEELGSLEVGKLADIAVWRIDDLAGASIEDPVVTLVIGATTLDRLYVNGRAVVAGGELLTADVETLARNAAAAAASVRPAGGSVPWT; via the coding sequence ATGACCCCCGACGCGGTAACCGTGATCGAGGGCGCGCACGTCGTCACCGGCGATGCGGGCGGTCGCGAATACGGCAGCGGCCACCTTGTGGTGCAGCAGACCCATATCGTGGCCGTCGGCTCCGGGCCGGCGCCGCAGTCATACCAGGACGCGATCGCCCGGGGCGAGGCGATACGGGTCGACGGCTCGGGGCGGCTGGTTACGGCGGGGTTCGTCAACTCCCACCACCACCTCAACCAGTGGATCACCCGTGGGTACGCCACCGACACCACGCTCTTCGGATGGCTCACCACGCTCTACCCGATCTGGGCCAGGCTGAATGCTGAGTCCCTCTACGCCTCGTCGGCGGCCAATCTGGGCTGGCTGGCTCTCACCGGCTGCACGACGAGCATGGATCACCAGTACGTCTACCCCAGTGGTGTCGGCGACCTGCTGGAGGCCGAGATCACCGCCGCCCGCGACATCGGAGTGCGCTTCCATCCGACCCGTGGCTCGATGAACCTGGGCCAATCCGACGGCGGCCTGCCTCCGGACTCCGTCGTCGAGACGATGGATGCCATCCTGGCCGCCAGCGAGTCGGCGATCGACCGCTGGCACGATCCCGCCTTCGATGCGATGACCAGGATCGCCCTCGCGCCCTGCTCGCCGTTCTCGGTCACCGGAGAGCTGATGCGCGAGTCGGCCGCTCTGGCTCGCGCACGAGGGGTACGGCTGCACACCCACATCTCCGAGACCCTGGACGAGGAGGCCTTCTGTCTGGAGAAGTTCGGCCTGACCCCGCCCCAGTACCTCGAGTCATTGGGGTGGCTCGGACCGGACGTCTGGTTGGCCCACTGTGTCCATCTCAGTGACGAGGCGGTCAGCCGCTTCGCCGCCACCGGCACCGGCGTCGCCCACTGTCCGACCTCCAACGGGCGGTTGGGCTCCGGTGCCGCACCTATCCGGGCCCTGCTGGACGCTGGGGCCATCGTCGGCCTGGGAGTCGACGGTGCGGCCTCGAACGAGTCAGGGCGGATGCTCGACGAGCTCCATCAGGCGCTGCTGGTGGCCCGGGTGCGTGACGGTGAGCTCGCGATGAACGCCCGCGAGGCCCTGGCCCTGGCCACCATGGGCGGGGCGCGTTGCCTCGGTCGGCAGGAGGAACTCGGCTCGCTGGAGGTCGGGAAGCTGGCTGATATCGCGGTCTGGCGGATTGACGACCTGGCTGGGGCCAGCATCGAAGACCCAGTGGTGACCCTGGTCATCGGCGCGACGACGCTGGATCGGCTGTACGTCAACGGGCGGGCGGTGGTCGCCGGCGGCGAACTGCTGACCGCCGATGTCGAGACGCTGGCCCGGAACGCGGCGGCCGCCGCCGCCTCGGTGCGGCCGGCCGGGGGGAGCGTTCCTTGGACCTGA